TCAGAGTGGCAGCAATCTCAGCGCTGGTCAGCGACAACTGCTGTGTTTAGCAAGGGCGATTGTAAAGAGGAATAAGGTTCTCGTTTTGGACGAGGCTACTGCCAACGTGAATCCAGCCACGGATGCTTTGATACAGAAAACTATTAGAATCAATGTGAGTCttctaaaatgttttgaaattattattctaCAATTACACggcattaaaaaattatttgtatgttGTTATAGTTCAAGGACTGTACTGTATTGACGATAGCGCACAGATTAAATACAATTATGGACAGCGATAGAGTTTTAGTGATGAATTTTGGAGAAACAGTGGAGTTCGATCACCCGCACATTTTACTTCAAAAGAACAATGGATATTTTACTAAGATGGTGCAACAAACTGGTAACAACATGGCCGAGCACCTGCGTAAAATCCCAGAGGAAGTAAGTTCTCGAAAATCATTTAAATCTCCTAAAATACCCtgcaagtacaataattttaaataaacttcTAGGCTTACAATAATGAGAAACCATTACCTACGACTGATAATCGAACAGTTAAAAATGGAGTCAACAAAAAAGTTGATTAATTCTTATTAACCTGAGCCCTAGGATTTttagtatatttatattgtacATATTCATTgatacaatattttcgaaaatctatTTTTTAGCAATTGTGATATAGCAGTGTAAATAATGTACTTCATAACAgaataaagaatattttttattttgaataactCCTTCTgcctttattattaatttttcttgaaattttattttagtat
The sequence above is drawn from the Nasonia vitripennis strain AsymCx chromosome 4, Nvit_psr_1.1, whole genome shotgun sequence genome and encodes:
- the LOC100678191 gene encoding multidrug resistance-associated protein 4-like, giving the protein MFWSNMTKVEGGLYVDGIDTNRIGLKDLRSKLSIIPQEPMLFSASLRDNLDPFHEFTDDVLWSALQDVELNKAFVSLDQSVDQSGSNLSAGQRQLLCLARAIVKRNKVLVLDEATANVNPATDALIQKTIRINFKDCTVLTIAHRLNTIMDSDRVLVMNFGETVEFDHPHILLQKNNGYFTKMVQQTGNNMAEHLRKIPEEAYNNEKPLPTTDNRTVKNGVNKKVD